From Antedon mediterranea chromosome 9, ecAntMedi1.1, whole genome shotgun sequence, a single genomic window includes:
- the LOC140058345 gene encoding uncharacterized protein, which produces MNKSDKEKGRGRGRGRDSQPRKTIPQVGNRDKTEIKHEEVPNGVLMEVARELPRNEWKNVFRSLMKEYITLKDKSFNIETRIEEIEHKAPNDLQEIKYQALMKWKNCMGKDATTGRLKEALTTNKLKGISDKIDAFVTKEKKTEKAAMVKEDQKSFSEDTLRALLQRVQSDVVKFKQNPSEYIENKKAFMEDIVSMWNTPHRGDAHIVIGVNENFENDVTTDNEFVGIQEEDRRDNSFYNAHFDENYFNYKPDFVYTEKSICIKGQSTKTCFGVFIVRHNEDKAKTEPCVTKMRLPNPDTSWMPDLVLVRSKGETKYADGQFLDDIHNWFGSSRTHTSTSTSKQEGSQVKQFLEYTDNFMKTRAFVLITDCPLDAHSDANNNISDIGCVNWVKVFDFDINSPKSGILKECQDILDTVLNKTTWTNQPVDLNTRSTNWYFPLGNTIEQEHVLQDFASWKTKASGSFDMNCTQLAEYCASRIPLTALVLWYGKTSPKYLSRLLFSVDVKLAGSYKLILCCNDRTADEISELKHAVSQDDDNTIISDISLETVCEAIKQSHTIEKSSHKYKDFQLPRGKPHQILEIQPKDALWLKVCVEVLYLNHDYRVENEVDDEKLGFEFHRGGVLTWNELKIGGYDATRDLTDTIKSAVVNNIRESKSGIIELYHDPGSGGTTLGRRVLWEIHLSNKAPCVNATSSHDIKALSKRIEFLYQHTLLPIVVLLDGSDNIFCRQLLKILENCIVVILLVQRTVSKIRSTKDRFYLTGKVSEKEAANILFAFLRYTSDKQRLALTDVATSVNKNDVHVFEFGLAAYEEKYKGVHSYVKGYLEYDPTKQLCGWQRVVSFLALAYYYGHASIPAQFFAEMLRVSKKSVVTLENIKGEKFIIETSKNGIKKWRITHYAIAREILEQLLGQSEGATGEENLSIDAKRKIGKLTCDLIEAASNTINNKIKCEDVMNVFSSMIIIRNSENDDVNQKKKIKPKLSRLMSDIPSESPYEERLEVLRKLIDCFPQYASGWAHLGRFYCMCRQNEIPKAIECITKAIDLQEEIKLTDGDQHNKELSNMFHMLGCAYNYDVRSIIGDATDSQDHETLEKCVESTQLAIDNFIKCRKYVLQGRGQTYGYNGELSARLTFIEFIKDRCFSIGLSIEEFLKRKEASHSSKELVRECFSKCEMLILEWNDIFDEEYGSAFSENVNRFHLVFKGVENALKMWSDENSVRNRRSKITAYKLKYRSHKQITSIDMVTSPDDVKKIVQLHEANINQICEEHTTDYSLDYDAISWIRAIRSPLCKPTYTIEKVIGYVQKWYAENQKSPRAVYYMFALNLLLGIGVNRQPGLSANFKIAKNLLQDLQKINTVVSTPGLALEWIGKGDGISRLVEHRTLKLKSQSNTVFWKSATVIPLLDVQYGHIVDSSKRVSGRINLMSKTVGAMTNPISVSFDPIHEKLYGERFNQNPVAFNLAFTMNHGLKAYNVCEVKRIKCKECNLTFEYSALDKPNTKYYNCPCNRGRPIRIECDNFQDY; this is translated from the exons atgaataaaaGTGACAAGGAAAAAGGAAGAGGAAGAGGGAGAGGAAGAG ATAGCCAACCTAGAAAAACGATACCTCAGGTTGGAAACCGTGACAAGACAGAGATTAAGCATGAAGAAG TTCCTAATGGCGTGTTGATGGAAGTGGCGAGGGAACTACCAAGAAACGAATGGAAAAACGTATTTAGGTCATTGATGAAAGAGTATATAACTTTAAAAGATAAATCATTTAACATTGAGACAAGAATCGAGGAAATTGAGCATAAAGCCCCCAATGACCTACAAGAGATCAAGTATCAAGCTTTAATGAAATGGAAGAATTGCATGGGTAAGGACGCCACCACTGGCCGACTAAAGGAGGCTCTTACAACGAACAAATTGAAAGGAATCTCAGACAAAATTGACGCATTTGTAACTAAAG aaaagaaaacagaaaagGCAGCAATGGTAAAAGAAGATCAAAAATCGTTTTCAGAAGATACCCTACGGGCGTTACTTCAAAGAGTACAGTCTGACGTTGTAAAATTCAAACAAAACCCAAGTGagtacattgaaaataaaaaggcATTCATGGAGGATATTGTAAGCATGTGGAACACACCACATCGTGGAGATGCACATATTGTAATTGGTGTTAACGAAAATTTTGAGAACGATGTTACCACTGATAATGAATTTGTTGGTATACAAGAAGAAGACAGGCGAGACAATTCATTTTATAACGCACACTTCGATGAAAACTATTTCAACTACAAACCGGATTTTGTTTACACCGAAAAATCTATATGCATTAAAGGTCAGTCAACCAAGACGtgctttggtgtttttattgtacGACATAATGAAGACAAGGCTAAAACTGAACCATGCGTAACAAAGATGAGACTTCCAAATCCAGATACAAGTTGGATGCCTGACTTAGTATTGGTCCGATCGAAAGGTGAAACAAAATATGCTGATGGACAGTTTCTTGATGATATTCACAATTGGTTTGGAAGTTCACGTACGCATACTTCAACATCGACATCAAAACAAGAAGGTTCTCAAGTTAAGCAGTTTCTGGAGTATACAGATAATTTCATGAAAACTAGGGCATTTGTCCTAATAACTGACTGTCCATTAGACGCACACAGCGACGCTAACAATAACATTAGTGATATAGGTTGTGTAAATTGGGTGAAAGTTTTCGACTTTGACATCAACAGTCCAAAATCTGGGATTTTAAAAGAATGCCAAGATATTTTAGATACGGTATTGAATAAAACAACTTGGACAAATCAGCCTGTCGACCTAAATACCAGATCTACTAATTGGTATTTTCCATTGGGAAACACTATTGAGCAAGAACATGTGCTTCAAGATTTTGCTTCTTGGAAAACTAAAGCTAGTGGATCGTTCGACATGAACTGTACACAATTAGCAGAATACTGCGCATCAAGAATTCCTTTAACTGCACTGGTTCTTTGGTATGGCAAAACGAGTCCCAAATATCTATCACGTTTACTATTTTCTGTTGACGTTAAATTAGCCGGCTCTTACAAGCTGATATTATGCTGTAACGACAGGACTGCAGACGAGATCTCAGAGTTAAAGCATGCCGTAAGTCAGGATGATGACAACACCATTATTTCCGACATATCTCTCGAGACTGTTTGTGAAGCTATCAAGCAATCACATACAATTGAAAAGTCAAGTCATAAATATAAAGACTTTCAATTACCACGGGGAAAACCTCATCAAATCCTAGAAATTCAGCCTAAAGACGCATTGTGGTTAAAAGTGTGTGTTGAAGTGCTTTATCTGAATCATGACTACCGAGTAGAAAATGAAGTAGACGACGAGAAGTTGGGGTTTGAATTCCATCGTGGAGGCGTTTTGACATGGAATGAACTAAAGATAGGAGGATATGATGCAACCAGAGATCTAACGGATACAATCAAATCAGCAGTGGTCAATAATATCAGAGAGTCTAAATCGGGAATCATTGAGCTCTATCACGACCCTGGATCCGGTGGAACCACTCTTGGTAGAAGGGTTCTGTGGGAAATACATTTATCAAACAAAGCTCCTTGTGTAAATGCCACATCCTCACACGACATCAAAGCACTTTCTAAAAGAATTGAGTTTTTGTATCAGCACACTCTTCTTCCCATTGTCGTATTGTTAGATGGTAGTGATAACATTTTCTGCCGGCAACTTCTGAAAATATTGGAAAACTGTATAGTTGTCATTCTTCTCGTACAACGAACTGTATCAAAAATACGGAGTACAAAAGATCGTTTTTATCTCACTGGAAAGGTATCTGAAAAAGAAGCAGCAAACATTCTTTTTGCATTCTTAAGGTATACCAGCGATAAACAGAGGTTAGCACTTACGGATGTGGCGACGAGTGTGAACAAAAATGATGTGCATGTTTTTGAGTTTGGTCTGGCTGCCTATGAAGAGAAATATAAGGGTGTACATTCGTATGTCAAAGGCTATCTTGAGTATGATCCCACAAAGCAACTTTGTGGATGGCAACGAGTAGTCTCTTTTCTTGCATTGGCCTATTACTATGGCCATGCATCTATTCCTGCTCAATTCTTTGCAGAAATGCTTAGAGTTAGCAAGAAATCGGTAGTTACACTTGAAAATATAAAAGGAGAGAAATTTATCATTGAGACGTCTAAAAATGGAATCAAGAAGTGGAGGATAACACATTATGCTATAGCAAGAGAGATATTGGAGCAATTGTTAGGACAAAGCGAAGGAGCTACAGGTGAAGAAAACCTTTCAATTGATGCAAAAAGAAAAATTGGCAAACTGACATGTGACTTGATAGAAGCTGCTTCTAACACAATCAATAATAAGATCAAGTGTGAAGACGTTATGAATGTATTCTCCTCCATGATCATTATTCGCAATTCCGAAAACGACGACGTCAACCAGAAAAAGAAGATAAAACCAAAATTGTCAAGATTAATGTCTGACATTCCTTCCGAATCACCTTATGAAGAGCGTTTGGAAGTCCTGCGAAAACTTATTGATTGTTTCCCACAGTATGCGAGTGGATGGGCACATCTTGGTCGATTCTATTGTATGTGTAGACAAAACGAAATACCTAAAGCTATCGAATGTATTACGAAAGCTATTGATCTACAAGAAGAGATAAAACTAACTGATGGTGATCAACATAATAAGGAACTCAGTAACATGTTTCACATGTTAGGTTGTGCTTATAATTACGATGTAAGAAGTATCATTGGAGATGCAACAGATTCACAAGATCATGAGACTTTAGAAAAGTGTGTGGAAAGTACACAGTTGGCAATTGataatttcattaaatgtaGAAAATATGTACTACAAGGCCGCGGACAAACGTACGGTTACAACGGCGAGTTATCTGCAAGACTGacttttattgaatttattaaaGACCGCTGCTTCTCAATCGGGTTATCAATCGAAGAATTTCTGAAACGCAAAGAAGCTTCCCATTCGTCCAAAGAACTGGTTAGGGAGTGTTTTTCAAAATGTGAAATGTTGATATTAGAATGGAACGACATTTTTGACGAAGAATATGGCTCTGCATTTTCTGAGAATGTCAATAGGTTTCACCTTGTGTTTAAAGGAGTCGAAAATGCTCTGAAGATGTGGAGTGACGAAAATAGTGTTCGGAACCGACGAAGTAAAATTACAgcttacaaattaaaatacagaAGTCATAAACAGATTACTAGTATCGACATGGTAACCTCTCCCGACGATGTTAAGAAGATCGTACAATTACATGAAGCTAATATCAACCAGATATGTGAGGAGCATACAACTGATTACAGTCTTGATTATGACGCAATAAGTTGGATTCGAGCAATCCGATCACCTTTATGCAAGCCAACATACACTATAGAAAAGGTAATTGGTTACGTTCAGAAATGGTACGCGGAAAATCAAAAATCACCACGGGCAGTGTATTATATGTTTGCTCTTAATCTGCTACTTGGCATTGGGGTAAACCGACAGCCTGGCTTATCAGCAAACTTTAAAATAGCGAAGAACTTACTTCAAGATCTTCAAAAGATAAACACCGTTGTCAGTACACCAGGATTAGCACTAGAGTGGATAGGCAAAGGTGACGGTATTAGTCGATTGGTTGAGCATCGCACCCTTAAGTTAAAATCCCAAAGTAATACAGTGTTTTGGAAAAGTGCTACGGTAATACCGTTACTAGATGTCCAATATGGTCACATTGTCGACTCAAGCAAACGAGTGAGCGGACGCATTAATTTAATGTCAAAAACAGTAGGAGCAATGACTAATCCCATTAGTGTATCATTCGATCCAATTCATGAAAAACTTTATGGCGAAAGGTTTAACCAAAACCCAGTTGCTTTCAACCTTGCATTTACTATGAATCATGGATTAAAAGCCTACAACGTATGCGAAGTTAAACGTATCAAATGTAAAGAATGCAATTTAACATTTGAATACTCAGCCTTAGACAAACCAAATACTAAGTACTATAATTGCCCATGCAATCGTGGCAGGCCTATTCGAATAGAATGTGACAATTTCCAAGACTATTAA